The Cervus elaphus chromosome 12, mCerEla1.1, whole genome shotgun sequence genome includes a region encoding these proteins:
- the CLN6 gene encoding ceroid-lipofuscinosis neuronal protein 6 isoform X1 encodes MFAFAAFGQRNLFAATGGGAKGLAGRLGMEAAARRRQHPGAAGGPSAQPGASFLQARHGAVKADEAAGTAPFHLDLWFYFTLQNWVLDFGRPIAMLVFPLEWFPLNKPSMGDYFHMAYNIITPFLLLKLIERCPRTLPRSLIYVSIITFIMGASIHLVGDSVNHRLIFSGYQNHLSVRENPIIKNLKPETLIDSFELLYYYDEYLGHSMWYVPFFLILFMYFSGCFTPTEAESSMPGAAVLLVVPSGLYYWYLVTEGQIVILFIFTSFAMLALVLHQKRKRLFLDSNGLFLFSSFALTLLLVALWVAWLWNDPVLRKKYPGVIYVPEPWAFYTLHVSSQH; translated from the exons ATGTTCGCTTTCGCAGCCTTCGGCCAGCGGAACCTGTTTGCAGCTACCGGCGGCGGGGCGAAGGGCCTGGCCGGAAGGTTAGGCATGGAGGCGGCGGCTCGGAGGCGGCAGCACCCGGGAGCGGCGGGCGGCCCCAGCGCGCAGCCGGGCGCCTCCTTCCTGCAGGCCAG GCACGGCGCCGTCAAGGCTGATGAGGCCGCTGGCACGGCTCCCTTCCACCTTGACCTCTGGTTCTACTTCACCCTGCAGAACTGGGTTCTGGACTTTGGCCGCCCCATAGCCATG CTGGTGTTCCCTCTCGAGTGGTTTCCGCTCAACAAGCCCAGCATGGGGGACTACTTCCACATGGCCTACAACATCATCACACCCTTCCTTCTGCTCAAG CTCATCGAGCGGTGCCCCCGCACCTTGCCACGCTCCCTGATCTACGTCAGCATCATCACCTTCATCATGGGGGCCAGCATCCACCTGGTGGGCGACTCAGTGAACCACCGCCTGATCTTCAGTGGCTACCAGAACCACCTGTCGGTCCGTGAGAACCCCATCATCAAGAATCTCAAACCAGAGACGCTG ATCGACTCCTTTGAGCTGCTCTACTACTACGATGAGTACCTGGGCCACTCCATGTG GTACGTCCCCTTCTTCCTCATCCTCTTCATGTACTTCAGCGGCTGCTTCACTCCCACCGAAGCTGAGAGCTCAATGCCAGGGGCGGCCGTGCTCCTGGTGGTGCCCAGCGGCCTGTACTACTG GTACCTGGTCACCGAGGGCCAGATCGTCATCCTCTTCATCTTCACCTCCTTCGCCATGCTGGCCCTCGTCCTGCACCAGAAGCGCAAGCGCCTCTTCCTAGACAGCAAtggcctcttcctcttctcctccttcgccctcaccctcctgctcgtGGCGCTCTGGGTCGCCTGGCTGTGGAACGACCCCGTACTCAGGAAGAAGTACCCGGGCGTCATCTATGTCCCCGAGCCCTGGGCCTTCTACACCCTGCACGTCAGCAGCCAACACTGA
- the CLN6 gene encoding ceroid-lipofuscinosis neuronal protein 6 isoform X2: MLRAVWHGAVKADEAAGTAPFHLDLWFYFTLQNWVLDFGRPIAMLVFPLEWFPLNKPSMGDYFHMAYNIITPFLLLKLIERCPRTLPRSLIYVSIITFIMGASIHLVGDSVNHRLIFSGYQNHLSVRENPIIKNLKPETLIDSFELLYYYDEYLGHSMWYVPFFLILFMYFSGCFTPTEAESSMPGAAVLLVVPSGLYYWYLVTEGQIVILFIFTSFAMLALVLHQKRKRLFLDSNGLFLFSSFALTLLLVALWVAWLWNDPVLRKKYPGVIYVPEPWAFYTLHVSSQH, from the exons ATGTTACGCGCTGTGTG GCACGGCGCCGTCAAGGCTGATGAGGCCGCTGGCACGGCTCCCTTCCACCTTGACCTCTGGTTCTACTTCACCCTGCAGAACTGGGTTCTGGACTTTGGCCGCCCCATAGCCATG CTGGTGTTCCCTCTCGAGTGGTTTCCGCTCAACAAGCCCAGCATGGGGGACTACTTCCACATGGCCTACAACATCATCACACCCTTCCTTCTGCTCAAG CTCATCGAGCGGTGCCCCCGCACCTTGCCACGCTCCCTGATCTACGTCAGCATCATCACCTTCATCATGGGGGCCAGCATCCACCTGGTGGGCGACTCAGTGAACCACCGCCTGATCTTCAGTGGCTACCAGAACCACCTGTCGGTCCGTGAGAACCCCATCATCAAGAATCTCAAACCAGAGACGCTG ATCGACTCCTTTGAGCTGCTCTACTACTACGATGAGTACCTGGGCCACTCCATGTG GTACGTCCCCTTCTTCCTCATCCTCTTCATGTACTTCAGCGGCTGCTTCACTCCCACCGAAGCTGAGAGCTCAATGCCAGGGGCGGCCGTGCTCCTGGTGGTGCCCAGCGGCCTGTACTACTG GTACCTGGTCACCGAGGGCCAGATCGTCATCCTCTTCATCTTCACCTCCTTCGCCATGCTGGCCCTCGTCCTGCACCAGAAGCGCAAGCGCCTCTTCCTAGACAGCAAtggcctcttcctcttctcctccttcgccctcaccctcctgctcgtGGCGCTCTGGGTCGCCTGGCTGTGGAACGACCCCGTACTCAGGAAGAAGTACCCGGGCGTCATCTATGTCCCCGAGCCCTGGGCCTTCTACACCCTGCACGTCAGCAGCCAACACTGA